GCAATTGCGCGTGCTGGTGCTGGGACAAATAACATACCGATTGATGTAGCAACTGATCAAGGAATTGTTGTCTTTAATACGCCTGGTGCGAATGCTAATGCTGTAAAAGAAGCAGTCCTTGCCTCAACACTTTTGAGTGCGCGTGATTACATCGGTGCAACTAGCTGGGTGAATACACTGACAGGTGATGATGTCCCTGAGCAGGTTGAAGCTGGTAAAAAACAATTTGCTGGTTCTGAAATTGCTGGAAAAACACTTGGTGTCATCGGCTTAGGTGCGATTGGTGCTAGAATCGCAAATGACGCTGTTCGTTTGGGCATGAATGTTATCGGTTATGATCCATATGTGAGTGTCGAAACTGCCTGGGGATTAAATAGAGCAATCACACGAGCAACTGAGATTCAAGACGTCTTTAAAAACTCTGATTACATCACGATTCATGTGCCATTGACTGAGGAGACGAGAAATACATTTGACCGTGAAGCCTTTGATCTCATGGGTAAAGACGTGACAGTTATCAACTTTGCGCGTGGTGAGCTAGTTGATAACACAGCACTATTTGATGCGATTGAAACTGGTGTTGTCAAACGCTATATTACTGACTTTGGTACAGAAGACTTGCTTAATAAAGACAAGATTACTGTTTTACCACACGTTGGTGGCTCAACAGAAGAAGCAGAGTTGAACTGTGCGATTATGGCAGGTCAAACAATCCGTCGCTTTATGGAGACAGGTGAAATCATTAACTCTGTTAACTTCCCAAATGTCAAACAGGTCTTGACGACACCTTTCCGTATTACCTTAATTAATAATAATGTCCCAAATATTGTGGCACGCATCTCAACACGCGTTTCTGATGCAGGTATCAATATCTCAAATATCATTAACCGCTCAAAAAATGATCATGCCTATACCTTGCTTGATTTAGATGAATCTGATGAGCAAAAAGTCCAAGCACTTGCGGATGAATTTAACAAATCTGAGCATATCGTAAAAGTGAGAATCATCAAAAAATAAGGCCATGCCTTAGATAGCTGAATTAAAAGGTGCTCTATGGTTTGGAGACAAACTAGAAAGCACCTTTTAATGTGTCTGTCGACAAGTTGAGTTATTTATGAAAAAGTAAAAATGATGATTGGTTAAGGTTGAGTTAAGTAATGATTTGTATACTATAGTTACCCCTAAAACATTTTTTCATAACAACTTCCTATAAAAACATCGCTAACTTAGCGGTGTTTTTTGTATGTAAAACGGATGAACTAGTGATGGAAATGGGTTGTACAACTATTACATGGTTCACTTTAAATCACAGATTAAGATGACATCAGATCACCTTTAATTGACAGTCTCGGTTTTTTGGGATAAAATACAGATATCAAATCATAATTTTTATTATTGTGCTTTCAGAAAACTGCTGATATCAGTTGGTGCTTGATGTACTTACTGATGAAGGAAACAAGTCTGGGCATATCAAGAAAGTGAGGACTATCAAAAACGATGACGACATTTTACTGGTACCCGAAATGTTCAACTTGCCAAAAGGCAGCTAAAGAGCTTGAATCATTAGGACAAACCGTTGAGAAAATAGATTTAAAAACGACCCCACCAAAGGCTGAGGTGATTTTATCTTGGTTGAAAACATCTGGACTAGATAAAAAGAAATTTTTTAATACCTCTGGTATTAGCTACCGTCAGCTGGACTTAAAAGATAAGGTGGCGGATTTAACACTAGAAGATGCTGCTGAATTGCTTGCATCTGATGGCATGTTGATTAAGCGCCCAATCCTGCTGGATGCGTCTGGTCATATCCTTCAAATTGGGTATAGAACACCATATGAAACGCTTTTAGGCTAATCATCATAAAATAAAAAGAGCGATTAACCATGTCATAGTGGTTAATTGCTCTTTTTTTGCTAGAGATCAGTTTATAAATCAATTTCAAGGAGGATTGGTGTATGATCTTGTCTGGCACCAGAGTCAATCATTTCAGATTTAGTAATCGCATTTGCAATTCTCTCTGATGTGATAAAATAGTCAATCCGCCAGCCTGAGTTATTGATTTTACTTGTTTTAGAACGTTGTGCCCACCAAGAATAGACATTTGGGACTTGACCATGGACATGTCTAAAGGTATCAGTGAAGCCAGCTGCTAGCAAGTTTGTAAAGCCATTGCGTTCTTCATCAGTAAAGCCAGGTGAATTCCGATTATTTGTCGGATGTGCTAAGTCGATTTCAAAATGGGCGACATTGTAATCTCCTGTTGCGATGACAGGTTTTTGTGCATCAAGTGATAGCAGATACTCACGATACTTGTCGTCCCAGATTTGACGCTCAACTAAGCGTTTAAGCCCATCACCCGCATTTGGTGTGTAAACTTGTGTTAAGAAGAAGGTATCAAACTCAAGTGTGATAATCCGGCCTTCACTGTCCATCGTAGATGGTGCACCGATTTCTGGTGTCGTGACAGTCACAGCGAGTTCTTTTTTATAAAGGAACATGGTACCTGCATAGCCTTTGCGAGCTGGCTCTACAGATGAACGCCAAGCAAGGTTATAGGCTGGGAAACGCATTTCAAGGAGTTCTAAGTGTTTTTTGGTTGGCCCTTTAGCAGATAGTTTTGTTTCCTGTAAGGCGATGACATCGGCGTCAAAGCTAGCAAGTGTATCTAAGACAGACTGTGATAGCTGCGCACGAGCTGAATCACTAGTTAAGGCGGCGTTTAGGGAATCGATATTCCACGAGATAAATTTCATATTCATATCTTTCATTATAACAAAAAAATAGTGGTTCCAATGATGGGAGGTTTCAGGACTATATGTCAGTTAAGTCTGTGGTATCATCTAATTCTCGGATTAGTCTGGACTGCAATAAATAAGCCACCTGGTATTTAACTGTTAAGCCTTTTAAGAATGGGCCTAACTGATCATGTCCACCAGCTAATTGAGCTAAGGTGGTTAGATAGGTCTCTTTTTCTTCCAAAGTAGCAATCTTTTTAAAATAGCCCCAAATATGTTGATAGGCTGTCGTTAACGTTTTAATCGTTGGGACTTGCTGTTCTGCCTCTGCTAATAATCGGCTAAATTCAGTTGCCTTGTCAACTGTCCAGTCGTTGTTTTTAGCTAACTGTCTGATTTGGTTATAGTGTTGTTGGGAATGGGCCATGACCCAATATTTGTTTTCTGCCCAGTCTTGTTGCCAGCTTGTCATGATAACTCCTAAGTCGTGTGATATGATACTTGCTTTAAATTATACCAAATAAGTACGTCAAGCGTTAAACATAAGACTAACACTAAGTTTATCCTGCTAATTTCCCTAGTTGTCAACCAGTAGCTGAGGCAATAAAGCTGACATCAGGGTCATTATCTAGCCTATAAATATGGTATAATAGAAACTGATTATGGCATCTCATCTGATGTCTTGAAAGAGGAAAAAAATTGACTGAAACTAACCAAAAACAAGCTTTTTATATCACGACACCGATCTATTACCCTTCTGGGAAATTGCATATCGGTAACTCTTATACGACGATTGCCTGTGATGTGCTAGCACGTTATAAGCGTCTGATGGATTTTGATGTCTTCTACCTGACAGGGACAGACGAGCATGGCCTCAAAATCGAACAAAAGGCGACTGAACTTGGGATTTCACCACAAACCTATGTTGATGGTATGGCTGCTGACATGAAAAAATTGTGGGCAACGCTTGATATTTCCTATGATAAATTCATCAGAACAACAGATGATTATCATGAAAAAGCGATTGAGGATATGTTTGAGCGCTTAATTGAACAAGATGATATTTATCTTGGTGAATACGATGGTTGGTATTCCGTTTCTGATGAAGAATATTTCACAGAGTCTCAACTGGCTGAAGTTTATCGTGATGAAGATGGTGTCATGATTGGTGGTAAAGCACCAAGTGGTCATGAAGTAGAGCGCGTTAAAGAAGAATCTTATTTCTTCCGTATGGGTAAATATGCAGACCGTTTGCTAGCTTATTATGAATCACATCCTGATTTCATCCAACCTGAGTCTCGTAAGAACGAGATGATTAATAACTTCATCAAACCAGGATTAGAAGATCTTTCTTTGTCTAGAACGACTTTCACTTGGGGAGTGCCAGTCAGATCAAATCCTAAACATGTTGTCTATGTGTGGTTTGATGCGCTTGCAAACTATATCACAGCCCTAGGTTATGGTTCTGATGATACGACTAATTTTGAGAAATATTGGCCTGCCAATGTCCACATGGTCGGTAAAGAAATCGTGCGTTTCCATACGATTTATTGGCCAATCATGTTGATGGCATTAGACTTACCATTACCTAAACAAGTTTTTGGTCATGGCTGGTTATTGATGAAAGACGGTAAAATGTCTAAATCTAAAGGCAATGTTGTCTATCCCGAAATGCTAGTTGAACGTTATGGTTTAGATGCTTTGCGTTATTACCTCATGCGTGCGGTGCCATTTGGTAGCGATGGTATCTTTACACCTGAAGACTTTGTCAATCGCGTCAATTACGATTTGGCAAATGATTTAGGGAATCTCCTTAATCGGACGATTGCTATGATTAATAAATACCAAGATGGTGTGATCAGGACACCAGAAACGCAGACTGAATTTGATGATAGCTTACAGGCGGTTATTGAGACAGCAACTGCTCATTACCATCAGTCGATGGATAAGATGGAATTTAATGTCGCATTAAGCGAAGTATGGACGATTATTTCTCGTAGTAATAAATATATCGATGAAACAACGCCGTGGATTTTAGCTAAGGATAGCAGTAGAGCTGGTGAATTAGACAGCGTCATGTATCATTTGGCAGAAAGTTTACGGATTACTGCGGTCTTATTGCAACCATTTATGCGTCAAACCTCTCAAGCTATTTTCACACAACTTGGTATGGCGACAACTGACCCACAGTTGACTGATGCAGCTTTTGGTCACGAGTTTACAGCGTCAGTTGTCAGTAAAGGTGAGCCGATTTTCCCACGTCTAGATGCTGAAGAGGAAGTTGCTTACATTAAGGAACAAATGCAAGTAACCTCTCCTGTAGCAGCAGTTACGGCATTTGATCCTGAAGCAACGACGCTTATCTCAGATAAAAAAGCAATCAAGTTTGATGAGTTTGAAAAACTAGAGATCAAGGTTGCAGAAGTCATCAATGTTGAAAAAGTTGAGGGATCTGATAAACTCTTGAAATTTGAGTTAGATGCTGGGGATGAAGGTCATCGCCAAATCCTATCAGGTATCGCAGCATTTTATCCAAAACCAGAAGAATTAGTTGGGCTCAAGCTACAAATCGTAGCTAATCTGAAACCACGTAAAATGATGGGCTTGTTGTCACAAGGGATGATTTTATCTGCCGAGTCAGACGATAAATTAACCCTTTTAACCGTGTCTAAAGACGTTGCAAATGGTAGTGTCATCGGTTAATTGCTGCACCATTAGCTTGGCAATCTAGCTTAAAAATCTAGATGTCAAAAATAGATAGAAAAGGACAAGGCAGATAAGCCTTGTTTTTGGTAAATGATGATTAAAGAAATACGAGATAAAACGACCTTACCCTGGGACTTGCTACTGAATGCAGATCCAGACTTGGCACGAGTAGCAAGTTATATCACAGATGCGCGTATCTTTGTTTATCAGTCAGATCAAGCAGCCATCATCGGCATATTAGTACTAGCTGCATTACCTGAAGCAGGTGAGTTTGAAATCATGATTGTTTCTGTTAGTCCCAAACATTTCCGGCAGGGTATTGGTAAATCAATGCTTAACCATGTCATAGCTAATCTGAGAGCTGCTGATAAGACAGCCAATATTCGGATTAAAACGGGAGATTTAACTGAGGATGCGATAGCCCTGTATCAGTCAGTAGGCTTTGAAATTGTTGCGACTGTTAAATATTACTTTATTGATAACTATGCAGAACCGATATACGAGCATGGCGAGCGGCTGAGACACCAGGTTGTGATGCGACTGAGATAGTAGTTTTACTCAACCAGTGTATGATGATCTATTTATCCACGCTTTGATAGCCAAAATCGACTAGATATTAGCTTAAAGAAAAAGGGTATGACCTAAAGCAATATTGACATGAAATATAAATTAAAAATTAGTATGTCTAATAAAACATACTAGTTTTTTTATTATTTAAATTAAAAAGTTAATTTTAATAATAATATATTTAAATATTTGATAATTTTATGATATAATTTAATCAGATAAATTAAACTTAATGCAAGTAGTTTTTATTAGCGGTGGCTGAAACATTTTTAGTATTGTCCACATAATTTTTCTATAATATGTACTTGTAGTGAAAAATTAATGTGGCTAGTTATGTTTAAAGATAGAAAGTCAGGATATTTTGACAAAAAAAGATAAGTTAATCATTTTGATAATTTTAACAGTTTTGCTCATGCTCATTGGTAGTAAAAAATACATCTATAATAAAGCAGTCAGGTATGAGTTAGTAGAACTTGTGAAAAGTAAAGCAGCTGAACAGGTTTTTGAGAGAACGCTTAAGGATTTAGATCCAAATGCCTTAACGCCTCAAGGGATTATCAAATCTTATCAGATTGATTTTGATAGCATAGAACATTGCTTAAATGGTGGTGTTATGGTAGATTTAATCATTAATAAAGATAAAAAGCTTAAGGTCTATGATACGCTGACTGAGAATGATACAACTGGTAATTTGGAAGCTGGTTCTGGAGGGTATTCATCTAAACTTGCGGAGCTACTTAATGCGAATAAGCCATAAGAGATGTGGTAGGTATTAAACAAGCTTGTGTTAGGAAGTATAAGAGAACACAGGCTAAAAAAAACTTAAGAAGCATATAACGCTTTCTATAAGCTGATTGACAAGACTATTCGATTAGAAAAGTATAGGTTATCAAATCATAAGTTGGTACATCAGCTAGATGGATATGTAATAAAAATTAAGTGCTGTATCAAAATTCACTCAACATGGTTTAGACTAAATTATTTTGGTATAATAGGGGTAATGGAAAATTTACAAGACAAATTAAAAGCATATCAGATTACGTTCAATAAACCCGAACTTTTAGCAGAGGCTTTCACGCATAAATCTTATTATTTCGAGCATAAGTCATCAAGTGTCTTTCATAATGAGCGCTTAGAGTTTTTAGGAGATGCGGCCTTAGGCTTTATCATCGTCGAATATCTCTATAAGGCTTACCCGCATGAGCGTGAAGGTGTTTTAACCGAGAAAAAAATATCGATCGTTCGAAGAGAATCTTTGGCCGATTTTTCGCGTAAATTAGGGTTTGATCAGTATTTAAAACTTGGTAATGGCGAAGAAAAAAGTGGTGGTCGTGAGAACGAAGCTAATTTAGAAAATCTATTTGAAGCCTTTCTTGGGGCAATTCTGATGGATAAGGATTTTAATGCCGTCAAGGACTTTATCTATAAGGTCATGATCCCGGAAATAGAAAATGGGTCCTATGATAAGGTCACGGATTATAAGTCAGCACTTCAAGAGATTTTTTATACCGCTGGACATATCGACACAAATAATAAAATTCCGCTTGAGTATGTTATCGTTGGTCAGAGTGGGCCAGTTCATGCACCTGTCTTTGAGGTAACTGTTGAGTTTGAGGGTGAAGTGATTGGCCAAGGAAAAGGCAAATCTAAAAAAATAGCAGAACAAGATGCAGCCCGTTCTGCCTTCATCAATCAAAAAAAGCAGCAAGAGGATAACTAGTCATGTACTTAAAGCAAATCGAGATGGTCGGATTTAAATCTTTTGCTGATCGGACTAAACTGACATTTGATACAGGTGTGACGGCCATCGTAGGCCCTAATGGCTCTGGTAAGTCAAATGTTACTGAGAGTTTACGCTGGGCGCTTGGGGAGCAATCTGCTAAGAGTTTACGTGGCGCTAAGATGCCTGATATCATTTTTGCAGGGACACAAAAACGTCGGGCACTTAACTATGCAGAGGTTATCGTCACATTTGATAACTCTGACAATTACTTACCGAGTGAAAAAACAGTTGTTGTAACGCGCAGGCTTTATCGAAACGGCGATAGCGAGTTTTTGATTAATGACAAAAAAGTGCGCTTAAGGGATGTCCATGAATTATTTATGGATACTGGACTTGGTCGGGATAGCTTCTCAATTATTTCTCAAGGTAAAATCGAAGCTATTTTTAACAGCAAACCAGAAGAACGTCGGGCTATTTTTGAGGAAGCAGCGGGCGTTTTAAAGTATAAGACCAGAAAGAAAGAAACTGAGAGTAAGCTTTCTGCGACGCAAGAAAATATGGATCGCTTAGATGATATTATCTATGAGTTAGATGGTCAGCTTACCCCTTTGCGTGCACAGCGTGATGTGGCTTTGCAATTCCGTGAACTTGATGAAAAACGTGGACAACTTGGTTTGTCTGTTTTAGTGGCGCAGCTGACAGCAGAAAAGCATCAGCACGAACAGATAACAGAAGAGCTTGAGACGGTGTCACGGTCGTTGACTGAAATTGATCAGGTCGAAACGGCTGTTTCTCGTGAGCTAGGAACCTTGAAGCAAAAGCGCAGGGATGTCGAGCAGGCACAAGAAAAGATGCAAGATGAGTTGTTGCAATTAACAACTGCCAAGTCTGATTTTCAGTCCAAAATTACGATTTATCATAACCAGGCACAAATGTCCCAAAAATCAGAAGCAGAACGGACATCACGTATTCAGCTTCTGACTGATAAAGTAGCAGAACTGGGAGAAGAACTGACTAAGCTATCTGATAAGCTGTCTGATAATCAGGCGAATAAATCAGATTTGACTGCACAAATTCAAACATTGGAAAGTAAACTCGCGAATTTATCAGAGAATCCAGAAGATGCGATAGAACGCTTACGGGCTGAATTTGTTGACTTAGTTAATCAGGAAGCACAGTTATCAAATCGCATCACTAAAAATACATCTGAGCTGAACAATATAGTGGCAAATGCTGCAAGTAGATCAGATGAAAATAAATTATTGTCAGATAAATATACGACATTAAAAGCTGAATTAGCCGAAACAAGTCAGCAGGCAGCAGACTTAAAAGCTTTGATTGCCAAATTGCTTAGCCAATATCAGACAGCTGAAACGACAGGTAAGCAACTAGATGCTCAGCATGAGCAACTGCAAACAGGTCTTTTTGCTGCTATGGATACGCTAAATAAAACCAAGGCACGTTTGTCAAGCTTGGAAAATATCAGGGCATCTCATGCTAATTTCTATCAAGGGGTTAAGGCGGTTTTACAAGCGTCAGATCAATTACCAGGTGTGATAGGTGCGATAGCAGATCTGATTAGGTTTGATAAAAAATATGCGACTGCTATAGACATCGCCTTAGGTGCAGGGTCTCAAAACGTTGTCGTATCTGATGAGCAGGCAGCAAAAGCAGCCATTAACTTTTTGAAAGCGCAACGCTTAGGCAGAGCCACTTTTCTACCTCTGACGACGATTAAACCAAGATACTTTAGTAAGTTAGCACAAGTTTCGGGGATGCCTGGTTTTGTTGATGTGGCACAAAATTTGGTATCTTACGATGCCCAATTAGCACCTGCATTATCTAATTTACTAGGCAGTGTCCTAATTGTAGATAATAATGATAATGCAAGCAAGATTGCGCGTGCCTTGAATTTTACGGCACGGATTGTTGCCTTGGATGGGACAGAGATTAGACCAGGTGGCTCTTTTTCAGGTGGTGCGAATAAGAAGCAGTCGACAACCTTTACAAATGTGGAGATTGACGCGTTAACACAACAAGTGATCGGCTTTGATACACAGGTCAGAGCATTGGAAACGCAGCTCCAAGACGTGCAAGCCAAGAGGAGCGAGATAAATGCAGTCCTCTCTGACCTCCGTCAAAAAGGGGAAGCGAGTCGTCTTGATAGTCAGGCATGCACCCTAAAAGAGCAAGCACTTTTGGCTACAAAAGCAGATATAGAGAGTCGTCTGGCACTGTCAAATGTGTCTGGTGAGCAGACACGTGTTGGCAAGCTCAAGGCTGGAAATCTATCCAGTACAGAAAGACTGGACACGATAGCGGTTGAAAAAGAGCAAATTAACACGGCTATAGCGCAACTGAAAAGTAGCCAATCAGAAATTAAGGCTATGACTGAGCAGGTAAGACAAGACTTGCAAGGCAAACAATTGGCTTGCAATGACATCCTGTCTGATATCCGGCATGAGACGACTGAAATCAAGCGCTTGACTGCTGAAAAAAGTGCCCTTGATCAAGAAATTAAGGCCTTAGCTGTTGAAAATGAGACACATGATGCAAGCTTAACTGCCGACCGTCTAGCAACACTATCAGACAATCTGAGCAAGGTCAGTGAAAAATTTGATGCCACCAGTATCAAAATGGTCTCGCTTAAGTTTGAGCGTGAAGACTTGACGGCACAACTCGATGAGTTAGCGTTAACCCACGAAGCAACGAATAGAGAAAAACAAGATCTGCTTACTCAAAAAACAAGATTTGGCTTATCACTAGAGTCATTAGAAAGTCTCTTGATAAAACGTCAAAATAAATTAATTGATGCCTATCAGATGAGCTTTGACGCAGCAAAAACACTGGCTCAGGAGGTCACAAACTTACCAGAAAGTGAGCGTCAACTCCAAGGGCTTGAAACGCAGATTCGTAGATTAGGCCCTGTCAATCTGGCAGCCATCGATCAATTTGATGAGGTCAATAAGCGACGTGACTTCTTAAATACGCAAAAAGATGATTTGCTGCATGCCAAAGCCTTGTTAGAAGCGACGATTGATGAGATGGATGATGAGGTCAAGGTTAAATTTAAGACAACTTTTGAAGCGATTAGACTAGCCTTTAAAACAAACTTCACACAGATGTTTGGTGGCGGTCAAGCTGATCTGATTTTGAATTCTGAAAATTTGTTGGAGGCAGGCATCGAGATTGATGTGCAACCACCAGGTAAAAAACTGGCGAGTTTAAATCTCATGAGTGGTGGTGAAAAATCTTTGACTGCTCTAGCCTTACTATTCTCGATTATACGCGTTAGAACGGTGCCGTTCGTCGTCCTCGATGAGGTTGAAGCTGCACTGGATGAAGCAAATGTCAAACGATTTGGTGATTATATGACCCGTTTCGATGAAAATAGTCAGTTTATCGTTGTCACCCACAGAAAAGGCACGATGAAGGCCGCTAAAGTCATGTATGGTGTCACCATGCAAGAAGGCGGCATCTCAAAAATCGTCTCTGTCAAGCTCAAAGATTTTGTAGCAGAAGAACAAGAAAAATCTTAAAGTATACATCAAATGTCGTTGTCAAGACATCAAATTGATAATTAATAGATTAGTAGACCTCATTTCTCCATAGGAAATGAGGTTTTTCTGGACTTGGCAAGCTAATCAGGTAGTTTTAAATGATAAGTCAACTCATCATTTAAAACTACCTAGCCTTAGTAGCATCCAGCAAGTCAAAGTCTATATTTTTTGTTATAATGAGAGCATGACGAAAATAAACTTATTAGCACTTGATTTAGATGGGACACTACTGACACACGATAAAAAAATTTCGGATGAAAATAAAGCAGCCATCAAAGCTGCCCAAGCACAGGGTGTGCATGTGGTCATCACGACAGGTAGACCGCTAAAAGCGATTGAACATATCCTAAGCGAGTTAGACCTGTTAGTTGCGACTGAATATTCGATTACCTTTAATGGTGGCCTAGTCCAACGCAATAATGGCGAGATCTTATCTCAAAAGACCTTTTCTTATGAGAATCTAGTTGAACTCCATGAGGCATTTGAGCAACTGGATCTTCCCTTTGATGTGATTTCCGAGGGCAAGTGTTATGAGACAAATCCTAAGTCACTCTATCAGGGCTTTAGTCCATTTCTAGACTTTACCATGGGAGACTTTGATACGATTCCTAAAGATATTATTTTAAACAAGGCAGTCAGTGCAATAGATGCCGACTTTTTAGATCAGCAAATTAAAAAAATTCCTGCTAGCTTAAAAAGTAAATACGAGATTTTTAAATCACGTGATATTTTACTTGAAATCATGCCCAAGGGTGTGGTGAAATCATTTGGTCTTGAGCAGCTAATTGCGATTTTAGGGATTGAACAAGCAAGTGTCATGGCCATGGGCGATGAAGAAAACGATATTACCATGCTAAGCTGGGCTGGACTTGGCATTGCCATGAAAAATGCAACCGCAGAAGTCAAGGCTATAGCAGATGTGACAGCACCATTGACAAATGATGAGCATGGTGTTGCATGGGCGATAAAAACCTATATTTTGGAGGATTAAATGGGCTTATTTGATAAAATTTTTGGTAAAAAAATAGAAGAACAGATTGAAGATAATCAAACGGCGGATATCTTTAAGTTTGACCTAGCAGACTTAGATACAGTAGCTGAGGCCGATAGTGACCTACAAGCAGATGTGTTGGTATCTGTAGCTACCGAGATACCTGTTGAAGAGGATCAACAGCCACCGATAACAGTGGTGTCAGAACCGTTTGTAGATGCGGCAATAGACATGCCGATCGAACCAGTTGTAATACCGATTGAAGGTCTACCAGAAGCAACACCAGAGTCAGTACCAGAATCTGCACCAGAATTTGCACCAGAGTCAATACCAGAATCAATACCAGAATCAATACCTGAGGTAACGACTCCAGTAGTTGAGGCACCTCAGGAAATTGAAGACAAGTATGAAAAATCATTGAAAAAAACGAGTAAGTCATTTGGGGCACGTTTTAATGCCTTTTTATCTAACTTTAGATCTGTTGATGAAGCCTTCTTTGAAGAATTAGAAGATACCTTGATCATGAGTGATGTTGGTGTTGATGTTGCGACACAACTGACAGATGATTTGCGTCATGAAGTTAAATTACAAAATGCCAAGTCGAAAGATGATGTGAAGCGCGTCATCATCGAAAAAATGGTCGATAATTTTGGTGAGTCTGGATTAGAAACTAGCTTAATCATCCGCGAGCCACTGACAGTTATGCTATTCGTTGGGGTAAACGGTGTCGGTAAAACGACGACGATCGGTAAATTAGCCAATCGCTTTAAAAATGAAGGTAAGAAAGTCTTACTAGCAGCCGCAGATACTTTTAGAGCTGGTGCGACTGATCAACTGGTCGAGTGGTCACGCCGCAGTGGCGTTGATATCGTCGTCGGTAAAGAAAAATCTGATCCTGCTTCGGTTGTCTTTGATGCGGTTAAGCGTGCACAAGTTGAGCAGTTCGATGTGCTGTTAATCGATACAGCTGGGCGCTTGCAAAATAAGGATAACCTGATGAAAGAGCTTGAAAAAATGGGCAAAATCATCAAACGTGAACTACCAGACGCCCCTCATGAGACCTTGTTAGCATTGGATGCGACAACGGGT
The DNA window shown above is from Lactococcus paracarnosus and carries:
- the smc gene encoding chromosome segregation protein SMC — translated: MYLKQIEMVGFKSFADRTKLTFDTGVTAIVGPNGSGKSNVTESLRWALGEQSAKSLRGAKMPDIIFAGTQKRRALNYAEVIVTFDNSDNYLPSEKTVVVTRRLYRNGDSEFLINDKKVRLRDVHELFMDTGLGRDSFSIISQGKIEAIFNSKPEERRAIFEEAAGVLKYKTRKKETESKLSATQENMDRLDDIIYELDGQLTPLRAQRDVALQFRELDEKRGQLGLSVLVAQLTAEKHQHEQITEELETVSRSLTEIDQVETAVSRELGTLKQKRRDVEQAQEKMQDELLQLTTAKSDFQSKITIYHNQAQMSQKSEAERTSRIQLLTDKVAELGEELTKLSDKLSDNQANKSDLTAQIQTLESKLANLSENPEDAIERLRAEFVDLVNQEAQLSNRITKNTSELNNIVANAASRSDENKLLSDKYTTLKAELAETSQQAADLKALIAKLLSQYQTAETTGKQLDAQHEQLQTGLFAAMDTLNKTKARLSSLENIRASHANFYQGVKAVLQASDQLPGVIGAIADLIRFDKKYATAIDIALGAGSQNVVVSDEQAAKAAINFLKAQRLGRATFLPLTTIKPRYFSKLAQVSGMPGFVDVAQNLVSYDAQLAPALSNLLGSVLIVDNNDNASKIARALNFTARIVALDGTEIRPGGSFSGGANKKQSTTFTNVEIDALTQQVIGFDTQVRALETQLQDVQAKRSEINAVLSDLRQKGEASRLDSQACTLKEQALLATKADIESRLALSNVSGEQTRVGKLKAGNLSSTERLDTIAVEKEQINTAIAQLKSSQSEIKAMTEQVRQDLQGKQLACNDILSDIRHETTEIKRLTAEKSALDQEIKALAVENETHDASLTADRLATLSDNLSKVSEKFDATSIKMVSLKFEREDLTAQLDELALTHEATNREKQDLLTQKTRFGLSLESLESLLIKRQNKLIDAYQMSFDAAKTLAQEVTNLPESERQLQGLETQIRRLGPVNLAAIDQFDEVNKRRDFLNTQKDDLLHAKALLEATIDEMDDEVKVKFKTTFEAIRLAFKTNFTQMFGGGQADLILNSENLLEAGIEIDVQPPGKKLASLNLMSGGEKSLTALALLFSIIRVRTVPFVVLDEVEAALDEANVKRFGDYMTRFDENSQFIVVTHRKGTMKAAKVMYGVTMQEGGISKIVSVKLKDFVAEEQEKS
- a CDS encoding Cof-type HAD-IIB family hydrolase — translated: MTKINLLALDLDGTLLTHDKKISDENKAAIKAAQAQGVHVVITTGRPLKAIEHILSELDLLVATEYSITFNGGLVQRNNGEILSQKTFSYENLVELHEAFEQLDLPFDVISEGKCYETNPKSLYQGFSPFLDFTMGDFDTIPKDIILNKAVSAIDADFLDQQIKKIPASLKSKYEIFKSRDILLEIMPKGVVKSFGLEQLIAILGIEQASVMAMGDEENDITMLSWAGLGIAMKNATAEVKAIADVTAPLTNDEHGVAWAIKTYILED
- the ftsY gene encoding signal recognition particle-docking protein FtsY; the protein is MGLFDKIFGKKIEEQIEDNQTADIFKFDLADLDTVAEADSDLQADVLVSVATEIPVEEDQQPPITVVSEPFVDAAIDMPIEPVVIPIEGLPEATPESVPESAPEFAPESIPESIPESIPEVTTPVVEAPQEIEDKYEKSLKKTSKSFGARFNAFLSNFRSVDEAFFEELEDTLIMSDVGVDVATQLTDDLRHEVKLQNAKSKDDVKRVIIEKMVDNFGESGLETSLIIREPLTVMLFVGVNGVGKTTTIGKLANRFKNEGKKVLLAAADTFRAGATDQLVEWSRRSGVDIVVGKEKSDPASVVFDAVKRAQVEQFDVLLIDTAGRLQNKDNLMKELEKMGKIIKRELPDAPHETLLALDATTGQNAISQAKEFSKVTPLTGIVLTKLDGSAKGGIILTIQQILKIPVKLVGLGEGLTDLENFDEALFVKGLFQDLL